The DNA window aaatatccaaaaaaaataaatatatttttatgatttctaaAAATTTTATCACCTATGACAACATTTGATCTTGTTTTAATTACAATAGTTCCTTTCAAGAACTTCATATCTttttattaacaaaataaattgaaCATATATTTCAGaaaatataaacagaaaatatattcataaaataaacaGACACAAAGATTGCTATGTATTAACTTGTTTGAAGTTTAAACCAAAGGTACATTGAGCAACAATAGAACAATTATGAGATGAGATATGTTCTTATATATAATATTGAAAGTTGCGACTTTCTCGACCAGCAAACCAAACATTAGGAGAGAATAAGCTATTTCCTTTTCATTAGGAATCAGTGTTAGGTGTCGTTAATATAGGGATTTcccattattattaattttaaagacaaacaagtttgaaaattttaaaggtTGAATCTTTACTAAAACAGTTTATAAAAATTAAACGATAAGCTCGTGAAAAAGAACATTATTAAATGTtacaaatataaatttataaattataaattcaaattcaaaatatgaTTTGGCCAAAATTGTGCTTAAGTGATATTAATTACgagtttatttttataaaaaaaattgttgtataatatttatatttatagtgAGTGTAAAAATTcgtaatgtatttttattttgacTAAATTTTTATATGCAATTAAAAACAAaggttaaatatatatttttcttataaatattttaaattttatttttggtccttattaaaaaatgacatattttagtccatACAAATCTTTTATACATGCAGTTTTAAtcctgctattttctaaaattttgaaagtTGCTTAATTACCCttcaacttttaaatttttgaataattattttcataaatgTTAAGGATATTATAAAATGTTGatttaccaaattttagaattttttaaaatgagaagagttaaatatatattttttttaattttaaaagataatgataaaattaataaaaatctaaactaagaaatcaaattttgagttcttttttttcaaggaactttttataacgttctaaacacgtctgcaaaataatcattaaaaaatacacaTTTTTTTAAGGAGCTTAGTGATTATGATATACTGTGCGCATCAGAAGGTGTGAATGATAGATCAAGAAAAGTAGTGCATTCCAATAGGCACATGGCTCAAGCCTAGGTTTGAAGTAGCCTTCATATTCGAGAATCATTGATAAAACCAAAGTAAAGATGCCAATGGTTAAAAGAAGATGACAAAAATTCCAGATTTTTTCACTCTTTTATGAAAGCTAGGTTTCTCCGCAACAATCTAGTCGGTCTAAAGATGGGGAAGTTTGTCGTTAATGATGTCGTAAGTATAAAACAGGTGGCGGTAGATTACTTTTAGGATCAGTTTCAAGAGCCTTTATTCAACAGGCCGGTTCTTGATGGTGTTTCTTTCAATACTCTCTATGCTGAAGATAACATTGGATTAGAAGCTTCTTTCTCTTTGCAAGATATTCATGATGTTATTTGGAACGCAGCCAACGGAAAAGTCCAAGCCCCGATGGGTTTTCTATGGAGTTTTTCCATGTATGTTGGGATATCATAAAGGTGACTTGTTTgattgcattttttttttttgcaaatgcaTCAACCCAAAGCTATGTCAGCttcttttatttctcttattcCCATGTGTCAGGGTCCGCGACCTCTCTCCAATTACAGGTTAATTCATCTTATTAGTAGCATATACATGATTATATCTAAACTAATGCCGACAAGGCTAAAGAGTGTGGTGGATAAACTAGTGTTTGTTAACCAATCTGCTTTTGTTCCTAACAGAGGGCTTCAGGATGGCGTTTTGGTATTAAACGAGGTGGTAGATTATGCTAAAAGGAACAATAAGGAGTTATTCCTTTTTAAGGTTAATTTCAAAAAAGCGTTTGATTCGGTCTTTTGGGGCTATCAACTATATGTCTtgaaaagaatgaatttttggcCCAAATGGTTAGGATGGATTCAAGCTTGTGTGTGTTCCTCTTCTTTCTCGATTTTGATAAATGGAAGCCCAACTATTGATTTTCAAGCCGGAAAGGATCTCCGTCAAGGAGATCCACTCTCTAAGTTCCACTATATTCTTGCAGCAGAAGGTTTGGCGGGCCCGCTGCGGAACACGATTGCTACTCATTATTACCGTCATTTTTCTTTGGGCGATAATATTCAGGTTGAGCTCCTTCAATTCTCTGATGATACGATTCTTTTAGGGCAGCCTACATGGGAGAATTTGGGAACGATTAAAGCGTTACTTCGTCGAGCTATATTTAGGTTTATCAGTTAATTTTAGCAAGAGTAGAATTATCGGTATTAATGTTGAGCATGATTTTCATGGAAAGGCAAACATCTAAATCTTGGAGGCCGAGTATCTTTGCTCAATTCAGTTCTAAATTAGATTCCACTGTTTAATTTCTCGTTCTACAAAGTCCCTAAAGTTGTTATTCAAGAACTTATTAACATTCGACGCTCTTTTTTATGGAACAGTCAAGAAAATTTAAGAAGGCTTATTTGGGTGGCTTGGTCGACTATTTGTATGTCAAAATCTGTTGGTGGTATTGGCATGAAGCATTATGACTTATTCAACAGAGCACTAATGAGTAAATGTGGTTGTGGGATTTTGGATTACAAGGAATATTTATGGCATAATGTTTTATCTTATAAATATGGAGACATCAAGTTAGCGATCCGGGCCGACGGTTCCTTTAGTGTTAACTCAAAGCATTTATTGTGGTGGAGGGACTTATGCATTATGTTGGGTGCTTGTGGAGCCGAAACCAATTGGTTTTTCCATGTGTTTATCGTGCAAATTTGGTAATGGTGTTGATATTGATTTTTGGAGGGATTGTTGGATAGGTAACGAACCATTGTGCAATCAATTTGCCTCGTTATTCATCGCTTTGTAGGAAACCAAATGTGAGGATTTCAGAAGCCGGACTTTTGGACCAGAACTAGTGGTTTGGTCCTTGTGCGATAACACCACTATATTAACAGAAGTGGAGGCTGCAGAGTGTGCCAGTTTGCATACCATCTTGCAACACACATCACCTAATCCATTGTTACAGGATCATTTTGTTTGGTGGCCTTCAGTTGCAACTTTTTCGGTTAAATCAGCCTTCAAAAGGTTATCTAACGGGCTGAACCAGGTTTTAATCTGAAGTGCTGGAATGTTGGAAACTCTGAGGCTCATTTGGAAATTAAAGGCGTCGTCAAACATTCAAGTTTTTGGATGGAGGCTGCTTCATTATAGACTTCAAACAAGGGATGAGTTGGAAAAGAGATGGGTTTTATCAAGTGTGCATAAACTTGTTTGTCCTTTATGCTTGGATCTAGAAGAAACACATATTCATCTCTTTTCATCTTGTTGTGTTGTTGTGGAAGTTTAGAATTCCATTTTGGAATGTGTAGTGGTTAATTTGTATCCTACTGTTTCTCTATCTCTGATCATATTTTACTGTTTTATTTTGTCATAAGAAGGCGGGATAGAAATAATCCTTGTAGTATAATCATTTGGTTATTAGTTGTTCGAGCTATTTGGTTAGTCAAAAACGACATATTGTTTAATGGCGGGGTGAAGGGGTGTCGGGAGATAGTATTTGTGGCAAAATCTTTGACATGGGATTGGATTTATGTCGGTTATTCGGGTTAGTGTGACGGTTGGGTTCAATGATGCTAATAGCAAGGACTTCAGGAAGGTTAAAGATAGAGAGAATGTGGTGATCTTTTCTCCAGCAGTGACTAATAAGTTTCTAGGGAGATCTGTAGAACCTCAATATGAGCTAATAGCGGGGTGAGTAACTTTGGTCTCCCTTTGGGTGTGTTCTTGTCGATTTTTGTAGTTTTTGTTTTTGTAGGTGTCCTTGGTTGGAGAGATCTAGCTTTGTCTGGATTCTGAGTTAATGGCTTTTTGTCGGTGTGGCTTTCCCTTAGCTTGGCGGGTGGTTGGACTTGTACTTGggatttttcttttcaaccttgtGTCGGgtttgttgttttatttgtttttctttttcggCACCCCTTGTGCCGTTCTTTTTGTCGGTTTATTTGTACTTTTGACCGTTAGTGTCTCTctcttcttttatatattttatctGTCTTTCAAATAAAAATGACACAGACACAActgtatattttttatatattaataatataatgtaATTTATAAACGCAATTTATAAAGAGTCTAAAAtgaaatgcaaaatttatgtttATTTAAACTTAGTACTTTCAATCAACCAAAAAAACATAAATCTCCCAAAACAAAGTACTTTCAATTAAGGAAATTATCTAAAACAAAATGATACAAATCATATGATAGTCACtccatattttttaatttttaaatataataatatatttttatattaaataataatataaacttattttttactttttaaatatataaCATGGCAATTTTATATGATGTGGCATCATATGGACACTGCAATTGAGTGCAAAGTTAAACACAAAATGAAATTTTTAACCGATGTAAAGTGTTGATAACTAATATCACAAATAAAATAATACCCCGTGTTTAGAAATAATTGATGAGAAATAGAGTTGGAAAAGTTATGGCTAGTAATCAATCACAATtttgaatcaaatcaaatattcctCAATATAGAAAAGTCTTAAAGAATAAACTTTATTGAATAATATCTATTAGAAATTGCACAAATCAAAAGCAAATTACATGGCCCAAGAAATTCAAGATGAATTCATCTAAAATACTAAAAactctattttagtttttgaaaatttaaaaactaaaaacttgtttgaatataatattttacaaatgtgtttttaaaaactcttcacaatttttcagtttttaaaagcaaaaaactgaaatggctaaattgtgttttgatttttacttttcagtttttaaaaactaaaaacaaaaactatttcaaACAGACCCTTAATCAAAGAAAACTTATATAATTATAATGTTTTTACTCATAGCTAAAaggttaaaaaaataatacatgAAATAAACTCTGATAACTGAGCTCCATTGGTTAAGAAACATCAATTCATATCTCAAAGAACTACGTAGTCACctcctttgaatcaaaatttgGAATCCATGTCAAATTGCATACATTTCCTTTTATTACAAGAGTTTATGCTCACGTAATTGCTGCATAATTAACATCCATCACATCACACTGCAGTATTTCATAAATCATACgtgattttataattattttttcaattatgtCACAATTTCATGTCCTCGCGTCATGATAGTAGCAGGTATTTTCTTTAATTGTTGAACGCTTGGATCATTCCACAATCTAATTCAAATTGTGATGCAATTAAGAAGACGTTTTTTCTACTTCAGGAAGCTTGGCATCACGCTACGATCCTTCCTGCTTGTGGGACATTTTTTGCATGAGTTTTTCTCTCTTTGTAAAGCTTTTGTGTGATGTTCCCGCTTACTTTTTTCACCATAATATCCACCATATATAGGAACAATTTAGAattcactatgccaaatttggcttttagcagcacacctacgaaagcgcttttgggcaaaagcgctttcgtaggtttcgctaaaaacaaaattaaaaaacacgtaaaaaaagcgctcttataggagggggtaatgaaagcgctttttaaaagcgctcttatagggggtgttaTGAAAGCGTTTTTATGAAGCACTCTTATAGGTTTGGTTATGAAAgtgcttttgaaagcgctcttatagggggctagtaatcaagaaaactcacaagatagagatgcttcggatacaaatcctccacctgatacatcatcaaaagaagttgcacgaggcatcaccattatgaagggaatcgttcgagaAAGAGACAAAGGATttatatataatttggaatggaattctgataaccaagcaattggtcctaattctgcaaagttgacaagctacattgatacacttgttcgtttgcatattccaatctccgtagctaaatggaatctgaaaagcaaagctttggacgagaaaaaagatatgatttgggacgagcttaagatatcatatatggttgttgttattatcttgacgataatttgtttaaattacttatactaacacactatatGCGTTGTTTTTTCgcagaggtcttttaacataccagatgagcgtaaacgctacatacttagtttggccggaaaaagatatagagggtggaaagcttttttatcaaacacttatcttgaggataaagatggaaactttcttgaagaggtaCCAGGACGTCCAAAAAAATATGAGCTCTTCATTAAAGACGAAGATTGGGCTGGGTTtctaaatcaaagagatgaagctttccggaaaagaagtgccacaaatgtgcgagagcatcaaaacccgcatatccatacaaaaaagggcgtttgggatatgcacgcttagaggaaaaattgtaagtaaatagaaatgctacgttcttattaattgtctaaatgtgttttaattgatgattttatcatttgtgtcaatgcatagttagaggagacgaaaagtgaggaaacctcacttccagtacatatgttgtggaaggaagctcgtgtgggcaagaatcgagctgttgatcccgatgttcaaaaagtttatgatgaatgtgtaagtataacattgtgtctttaattaaatcaaatgtttattaatatataattgatttttttatctccgttaataatttttgaaatgtaaatgaattacaggagaccatgtcgcaatcggtatccaccggtgaggaccaggataataggagcgtacttagtagagcactagatgttcctgagtatcccggtcgggtgaggggtaaaggtcatggtgtgactccaacctcctTCTATAAGtattctaggagaagaaatcctaccaatgaagaagtgttgtaaaaattgcaggaattacaagcacaagtctctgaattgtaaagagataaagagatgtatatgagagaaaagtgtaatacttcatcggtgaaagaaactagtgataaagctagtatcaactgtcaaagacaatttcccgaggtaattataaattcttttttcttacaattgttctattttattaatgataatgactctatatttattattggtttagggcatttcatttTGCCAACTATAATTATCGTCACCGAAtcatcgcctagttggcaagggaaaagtgcacaacactttgggagatttacttcaccatagaccgctcctggatggacacctgaaagtatcagttgatgttgcgttagatcatgatgcggtgctaccggtacccgacatggtctcagagacaacattgctgcgagatgcaatagggtcatttgttgcatgacCCTTGGAGCTAAttttcattggtgatgaggtatgttgaaaaccattatgaatcatttagttttcgaatgtcaattttgAACCGTTACGTTaactattttttacattttaattttagactgctcctacaaaacccgcaattaagggtaaagggattttgcaCGAGGACGAGTCTgatgcatcactaaaagaggtacatttaaagtgttaatatatgaaTTAACAattctgcatgattttataatttacttaagttatatgatttttaggtatctgctcgagggtcacaacaagtgacgcgacaagttcgtagcgtaccgctcaaggaaaagggtcctccgaagTACGTGGCAAAAagaggtgcttttgtgcctcgataccggaaaACGCTcgaaacacttgttgatatgtccgatttgacgaCAGGTAGTATCCGTGAAATTGCTATGGATGAAGCTgcctttggtattgaattcactgTGCATGTTGCAATAGAAGAAAtgaaagagatttttacgcaagaCCAATTAGGCGTCAGTGATgttcactcatacatccggtaatccgatttattatttaattagttgtgagattgatctaaatatattatttaattagttgaacaatttatttacacatttcaatgaaaatagtctaatgtttattatatttttatttaaggttgttgtatgacaaatgGTTGCGCGGGActgaattgtcaaacagattccatttCGTATCTTCCTCCCATTGCAGCGGACagacaattgctacggaaccagattctgttagacagcgcttagtcgatagattcatgaggtccggcaatacagaaagcctGTATCtctgggcgtataatacccgaccagtggggttagtttttcattcttggttcatctaatatTTCTTTTGCATAGCAAAActttcatataaacttttgttttaatttatagagcacactggttgttgcttgctatcaaccctataaaagaagtggtatattttctgaattcagtagatggtgagtggacaaattatccggctatgaagtcaaCGATTGACACgtaagtgagatcgttctaaatattcgtgtatatttatatatttaattatttgtgagattgatctaaatatatgcttttatatttttgttagatcaatacaagtgttacGAAGTCAAAGACACGCACAGGTATCccagactaaatcaaacaacattacttggatcaaagtgcaggtacattaatttaATTTCACATTTTGCTAttaatagttatgctacttgataaaacaagacaactaaaaaatcttatttgtttttctatgtagtgtccgcaacagcgaaacagtacaGATTgcagatactttgttttgaggtttttgaaagaaatccttcaaacgaatcaattagagattccaatcacggtatgaatttataacttaggataatttcttataatttattacatttaactaaatcatgcatattatgtttttgttatgtagtactttgctGACTTCTATGCTGTTTCTTacacgaaacttaagttggaagaaatcaaagaggaattgtgtcaattttatattcaacgactattcatataggtatgaatacaatattgtgtgaaaagttttatgactttgataatgactttgtgttggagcctttaattgtgtttgagcaaagttagtttaattgaccgtgttgttctgttcatactttgcaggaccaggaccgtGCGCTCGTCGGATTTTGACAATGTCGGGCTTATATTCTGTTgatgatttagttatatgtatctgttataaacatgtgaattgaactatattAATGgtgcatatattttattttggtatataatggtattatattggtatataTTGTCCTatctatggttgaaaatatattacaggtcgaaaataaatattacaggttgaaaatatatataaattacagGTCAAATTgagaggcttaaattacaggttgcactatAAAATActgcatttagcaacgacagcgcttgcaaaaaacgctcttaaaggcctaCCTACCAAAACGCTTTTTaattaaaagcgctgcctaagataaaaaaaacataaaagataaaaaaagcgcaacctacgaaagcgctttctgtaaaaagcgctgatataggggggggctacgagagtgcttttctggataaaagcgctgctataggggaggctacgagagcgcttttctggaaaaagcgctgctatagaggaggctacgagagcgcttttctggaaaaagcgctgctatagggggatatgagagcgcttttctagaaaaagcgctgctataggggggctacgagagcgctttttgagtttcaaaagcgctgtcgttatctacggcagcgcttttaagcgctctaaaagcccaaaaaaagcgctctaaaagccccaaaaaagcgcttttaaagcccttgcaCGTTGTAGTGATTGTTTAGTTAAAGGAATTCATGTTATAACTTGCTACTATTTATTCAATGTTaattacaaatttatttaaaataataaatttttatagaAAATAGTATTATGATAAAGTGTTggcatataatataataaaaaacaata is part of the Vicia villosa cultivar HV-30 ecotype Madison, WI linkage group LG2, Vvil1.0, whole genome shotgun sequence genome and encodes:
- the LOC131651072 gene encoding uncharacterized protein LOC131651072, coding for MPTRLKSVVDKLVFVNQSAFVPNRGLQDGVLVLNEVVDYAKRNNKELFLFKVNFKKAFDSVFWGYQLYVLKRMNFWPKWLGWIQACVCSSSFSILINGSPTIDFQAGKDLRQGDPLSKFHYILAAEGLAGPLRNTIATHYYRHFSLGDNIQVELLQFSDDTILLGQPTWENLGTIKALLRRAIFRFIS